GGGGTTACTGCTGCCGAGGACGATGCGATCCGGGTTGAAGGTATCGAAGATTGCCGACCCTTCCCGGAGGAATTCCGGGTTACTGACCACATCAAATTGGACAGTGTGCCCATTTTCTTTCTGTTTAACCCCATCGAGAACCAGCATCCGCACCCAATCCCCCGACCCAATGGGCACCGTGGACTTGTTCACAATTACCTTGTAGCTATCGACGGGTAGATGCTCACCAATGCCCTTGGCCACAGCTTCCACATAGCGGGTATCACTTTCCCCTGTGGGTAAAGCTGGCGTCCCGACGGCAATAAACAAAATTTCTCCGTGGCTGACTCCAAAACCGAGATCTGTACTAAATTGCAAACGACCCGATGCCATACCCTGTTGCATCAGTTCAGCTAAGCCGGGCTCATAAATGGGCGATCGCCCTGCCTGCATTAACTTGACTTTCTGTTCATTGTTATCAATGCAAATCACCTCATGGCCTGCGTGGGCTAGACAAACCCCCGTCACGAGGCCCACATAACCCGTTCCAATGACACAAACCTTCATCATAATTTTTTGATCCTAATATTCTTAAAACGATTTACGCTGTGAAATAATTGCGAAAATAGGTGATTGTTTTCGCTAATCCCTCTTGAAGAGGCACTGTTGGCTGCCAATTTAGATAAGTTTTGGCCCGAGTAATATCCGGTTGTCGTTGATGCGGATCATCCAGGGGCAGCGGCTCAAAACCCAGTTCAGCATCAGGATTAACCATGTTTTGAATCGTTTGGGCTAACTCCAAAATGGTGTACTCATCAGGATTGCCTAAATTGACGGGCCCAATAAAGTCTTGGTTCATCAGACGAATTAATCCTTCAACTAAATCGCTCACATAGCAGAAACTGCGAGTTTGAGAACCATCTCCATAGACCGTCAGTGGTTTTCCTTGCAACGCCTGAACAATAAAGTTACTGACCACGCGCCCATCATTAGGCAGCATATTGGGACCATAGGTGTTGAAAATACGAGCAACACGAATATCGACCCCATTGGAACGATGATAATCAAAGGCAAGTGTCTCTGCGATCCGCTTCCCCTCGTCGTAACAGGATCTGACTCCAATGGGATTGACGTTACCATGATAAGTCTCTGGTTGAGGATGTATATCCGGATCGCCATACACTTCAGAAGTGGAAGCCAGTAAAATTCTTGCTTTGACTCGTTTTGCCAACCCCAACATGTTCAAAGTGCCGATCACGTTGGTTTTGACGGTTTTAATGGCATTGAATTGGTAATGGACGGGCGAAGCGGGACAAGCGAGATGATAAACCTGGTCTATTTCGAGGCGAATTGGTTCAGTAATGTCATGGCGCACCATCTCAAAATAGGGATTGCCAATCCACTTAAGGAGATTCTGCTTGCGGCCTGTATAAAAGTTATCGAGGCAGATCACTTCATGGCCCTCGGCCATCAGGCGATCAACGAGGTGGGAGCCAATAAATCCTGCACCACCAGTTACTAGAATTCTCATGGGGCGTTTTTAGCACCGTAAATGCTCAGATGGTCTTTCTAACGGTAGCGACAGATCGAGTCTCTGTCTAGCCATCGAGTTCCCCTTCGAGGATTGTGGCGATCGCCTGCTGGGTATTTTCTTTGAATTCGCGGATATTCACCTGATTGAGAATAAATATGGCGCTAAACATGCCGATCGCCTGGAGTACAAATACGCTGCTGTAGGCCAGGAGCGGCGTTTGAAAGATGGCCCGACCAATATCGAGAACCACACCGCCCATCAGGGTGGCGATCGCTCGGGACATCGCCTGAGCCAAGGCCCAAGTGCCGATAAAAGTCCCCGCAGTTTCCGCAGCAGTCAGATCGAGCATCAAACTAATGGCGCCGATGGTGCCGATCCCCGTGGCCATGCCGAAAAGGATGAGAGCGTATTGGAGGATTTTTGGCTGCTGGGTAAAGCCTGCCAGGATAATTAAAAAGAAACAGGCCGCCGTTAACAGACAACCAAAGCGGGCCGTATTCTTTTTACCGATGCGGGGCACCACAAGAAAGCCCGTGACACTATAACCCACCAAGACCCCCATTCCCCAGTAGGAATTCAGCAGGGTACTTTCGCCGATAGACATACCGAACACCTCACCGCCATAGGGTTCTAGTACCGCTTCCTGCATAAATAAGCTGATCGTAAAGGTGACAAGAAAGCCGAAAAAAATAGCCGTTTGTCGGCTGCTGGCCACCACCTTGAGAGAATCGCGGAAGGTGATTTGGTCTTCGCGATTGCTGGGGGCGTTACGCTGATTAAAACGAGAATATTTACGTTCAACGCCGAGGGTCCCCAATAACCCAAGCCCAAAGGCGATCGCCGGCACAATGAGAAATAAGGAATTGATTGGCCCGATCAGCGTTTCAACGGGGGTATTGAGGAGTTTTTCTCCCTGGGAAATGATCGCCCCCGCATTCGCCCCTAAGATCACCCCGGCCTGTTGCACACGATCGAGAAAAATACTACCGCTGATACCCCCAATAACCACACCAAACAGGAGCATCGACCAAACCACCGCGACAATTTTGGAACGGCTATCTTCCTCGGAAATGTCGACCAGCAGCGCTGTAAATGGGGTCGAGGTAGAGCTTAAGGCTAGACCATAAAAGCCGAGCACGGCCCCCAGGGCGATCGCCCACAGTAGCGTCTCCCCCGACCAGGCCCAGCCGCCATTGGCTCGCACGGCGATCGCCAACTGCCAGACGATTTGCACCGCTAGAAAAATCGCTGCTCCAAATAATACGGTGCCAATCCAGACATAACCGCTGCGGTGGAGATTAAAAATCTTTTTGCTGTCCGAGAGCTGTCCAAACCAGACCCGCGCTGGGGCCATAAACTGCGGTATGGCCAGGGCCCCCGCCGTTACGGTGGCCGGAATACTCAATTCGCTGATCATCACCCGGTTCAGTACGGCCAGGGTCAACACAGACATTAAGCCAAGACCCAAGTTGAACAACCCCAGGCGGAACATTGTAAAGGGGC
The nucleotide sequence above comes from [Synechococcus] sp. NIES-970. Encoded proteins:
- a CDS encoding NAD-dependent epimerase/dehydratase → MRILVTGGAGFIGSHLVDRLMAEGHEVICLDNFYTGRKQNLLKWIGNPYFEMVRHDITEPIRLEIDQVYHLACPASPVHYQFNAIKTVKTNVIGTLNMLGLAKRVKARILLASTSEVYGDPDIHPQPETYHGNVNPIGVRSCYDEGKRIAETLAFDYHRSNGVDIRVARIFNTYGPNMLPNDGRVVSNFIVQALQGKPLTVYGDGSQTRSFCYVSDLVEGLIRLMNQDFIGPVNLGNPDEYTILELAQTIQNMVNPDAELGFEPLPLDDPHQRQPDITRAKTYLNWQPTVPLQEGLAKTITYFRNYFTA
- the pucC gene encoding PucC protein; amino-acid sequence: MTTSEVTSTAQANFPTVGPFTMFRLGLFNLGLGLMSVLTLAVLNRVMISELSIPATVTAGALAIPQFMAPARVWFGQLSDSKKIFNLHRSGYVWIGTVLFGAAIFLAVQIVWQLAIAVRANGGWAWSGETLLWAIALGAVLGFYGLALSSTSTPFTALLVDISEEDSRSKIVAVVWSMLLFGVVIGGISGSIFLDRVQQAGVILGANAGAIISQGEKLLNTPVETLIGPINSLFLIVPAIAFGLGLLGTLGVERKYSRFNQRNAPSNREDQITFRDSLKVVASSRQTAIFFGFLVTFTISLFMQEAVLEPYGGEVFGMSIGESTLLNSYWGMGVLVGYSVTGFLVVPRIGKKNTARFGCLLTAACFFLIILAGFTQQPKILQYALILFGMATGIGTIGAISLMLDLTAAETAGTFIGTWALAQAMSRAIATLMGGVVLDIGRAIFQTPLLAYSSVFVLQAIGMFSAIFILNQVNIREFKENTQQAIATILEGELDG